The following are from one region of the Anaeropeptidivorans aminofermentans genome:
- a CDS encoding TIGR04066 family peptide maturation system protein, whose amino-acid sequence MEKLLIYNFDKNSSALARYDSLLAEHIPFKYIVAESAGLDGKDASVVDGGSFLNKPLTINYKESLDVCDAVLFNYCDFRYINHKLLIKEINQAVDQKKKIILSKDIEKYIKSNEDFPEFTYRSLGSDTKYQFDKRAKMGRINTPIVFILGLGQYCNKFEILLTFKKYLEQMGYKPLCISGNPYSELFGIRSIPEFMFANEVSDTEKITNLNNYFRNWEQEEEPDIFLVSVPDAILPFNMDYHNNFGTLPFIFANALNPDIEILSVYSAVYSDYYYCNMKNICKYRLNCDSVYFHMAGSELKYEPLISREEPKVSIVQMKNVMKKLEDKTARKYRVFNVMDENSANNIYDRIIEELSNNLLVI is encoded by the coding sequence ATGGAAAAATTACTTATATATAATTTTGATAAGAATTCTTCTGCCTTGGCAAGATACGATTCCTTGCTTGCGGAACATATTCCTTTTAAATATATTGTGGCAGAATCCGCAGGCCTTGACGGAAAGGACGCAAGCGTAGTTGACGGAGGAAGTTTTTTAAATAAGCCGCTTACAATAAACTATAAGGAAAGCCTTGATGTGTGCGATGCGGTATTATTTAATTACTGCGATTTCAGATATATAAATCACAAGCTCTTGATTAAAGAAATAAACCAAGCAGTCGATCAGAAGAAAAAAATAATACTTTCTAAAGATATTGAAAAATATATAAAGTCAAATGAGGACTTTCCGGAATTTACATACCGATCTTTAGGCTCAGACACGAAATATCAATTTGACAAAAGGGCAAAAATGGGCCGCATAAACACGCCCATCGTTTTTATCTTAGGCCTTGGGCAGTACTGTAATAAATTTGAGATTCTATTGACCTTTAAAAAATATTTGGAACAAATGGGGTACAAGCCTCTTTGCATAAGCGGAAACCCCTACAGCGAATTATTCGGAATAAGAAGTATCCCGGAATTTATGTTTGCAAATGAAGTATCGGATACAGAAAAAATCACGAATTTAAATAATTATTTCAGAAACTGGGAGCAGGAGGAAGAACCGGATATTTTTCTCGTAAGTGTACCAGATGCAATCCTTCCTTTCAATATGGATTACCATAATAATTTCGGAACGCTGCCTTTTATATTTGCAAATGCCCTAAACCCTGATATTGAAATACTGTCTGTTTATTCCGCGGTATATAGCGACTATTATTATTGCAATATGAAAAACATATGCAAATACAGGCTTAACTGCGATTCGGTATATTTTCATATGGCGGGAAGCGAATTGAAATATGAGCCTCTAATATCTCGGGAAGAGCCAAAAGTATCCATTGTCCAGATGAAAAATGTTATGAAAAAGCTTGAGGATAAAACCGCAAGAAAATACCGT
- a CDS encoding radical SAM/SPASM domain-containing protein yields MNYVFKTFTTPKNFYVYDRYSNTILQIPEKDYMALKELELFENIEEHEGTLERYQKKGVLLESIVEEIYHPYTDRLEDILSCSLNHLVLEIAKNCSSRCGYCAYSGRYTERMNSNKKMTIEIAKESIDFGIRRSSNVSCFTLSFYGEGALLQRKLVNECMAYIEEKYPDKFVNYAITVNPSLLNLENIRPLIEKDFSLIISLDTSKNNKKLPQGKGHFDSLIRNLIKIKKAYPKFYKSKIFFNTETSSQSDFKEILDFFSESNLTACSGCKKEIIHSEEYDEAYNYEFFKARLYQLGLIDEDHVNPMFKEALSSIYEVRNMLNPYKGTPSISHPGGTCIPGEKKLFIDVYGDFYPCEKATEMEEDYKIGDIHGGYLPDKIKNLINIGKITENECKRCWNFYYCNICAAMLTDTSGDGSSKKCKLNNCRETKNKTLVSFTDICYLKERNCYI; encoded by the coding sequence ATGAACTACGTATTTAAGACTTTTACCACGCCTAAAAACTTTTATGTATATGACCGATACAGTAATACTATTCTTCAGATTCCTGAAAAGGATTATATGGCTTTAAAAGAGCTTGAGCTTTTTGAAAATATTGAAGAACACGAAGGAACTTTAGAACGGTATCAGAAAAAGGGCGTGCTTCTTGAAAGCATTGTAGAAGAAATATATCATCCCTACACAGACCGCCTTGAAGATATCTTAAGCTGTAGCTTGAATCACTTGGTTTTGGAGATTGCTAAAAATTGCAGCTCAAGATGCGGATACTGTGCCTATTCAGGGCGCTATACCGAAAGAATGAATAGCAATAAGAAAATGACGATAGAAATAGCTAAGGAATCCATAGATTTTGGCATAAGGCGCTCTTCAAATGTAAGCTGCTTTACCCTTTCCTTTTACGGAGAAGGCGCCCTTCTTCAAAGAAAGCTTGTAAATGAATGTATGGCTTATATTGAAGAAAAATATCCCGATAAATTTGTAAATTATGCCATTACCGTAAATCCTTCGTTACTAAACCTTGAAAATATAAGGCCTTTAATTGAAAAGGATTTCTCTTTGATTATTAGCCTTGATACTTCAAAGAATAATAAAAAACTTCCCCAGGGAAAAGGGCATTTCGACTCCCTTATCCGAAACCTTATAAAAATAAAAAAGGCATATCCGAAGTTTTATAAAAGCAAAATATTTTTTAATACAGAAACCTCCTCCCAAAGCGATTTTAAAGAAATTCTTGATTTCTTTTCAGAAAGCAATTTAACCGCCTGTTCCGGCTGCAAAAAAGAAATTATACACAGTGAGGAATACGATGAGGCATATAATTATGAATTTTTTAAGGCAAGGCTTTATCAGCTGGGCTTAATTGATGAGGATCATGTAAATCCTATGTTTAAAGAGGCCCTTTCTTCTATATATGAGGTGCGTAATATGCTGAACCCCTATAAGGGGACACCGTCTATAAGCCACCCGGGAGGCACTTGCATTCCGGGAGAAAAGAAGCTCTTTATTGATGTTTATGGCGATTTTTACCCTTGTGAAAAGGCAACTGAAATGGAAGAGGATTATAAAATAGGGGATATCCATGGAGGATACCTGCCGGATAAGATAAAAAATCTTATTAACATAGGAAAAATAACAGAAAACGAGTGTAAGCGGTGTTGGAATTTTTATTACTGCAATATATGCGCGGCAATGCTTACAGACACAAGCGGGGACGGTTCATCTAAAAAATGCAAGCTGAATAATTGCAGGGAGACCAAAAACAAAACTTTAGTAAGCTTTACTGATATTTGTTATTTAAAGGAGCGTAATTGTTATATATAA
- a CDS encoding ECF transporter S component, with the protein METFAIRNLSFIYPKQTMKAIDDFTLKINQGEFMILCGPSGCGKSTLLRQLKSVLTPYGTRAGEIYFKGIPLAEIGSKEQSRAIGFVMQSPENQIVTDKVWHELAFGLESLGYDTPAIRRRVSETASFFGIESWFYKDVTELSGGQKQMLNLASIMVMQPEVLILDEPTSQLDPIAASDFLSVVGKINRELGTTVILTEHRLEEAFPLASYVAVMDKGKIITEGSPKEAAIALKNTGHGMFLGMPSPMRIWSAVENKAPCPITVGDGRKWLTAYAGENPIKEIAFPSPPKPLEKVSIFAEDLWFKYEKGLPDVIKGLSLKVHQGEFMTLLGGNATGKTTCLKLLGKLNKPYRGTVNISGKIGMLPQNPQALFIKKTVREDLEEVIDIENTTEEERERKISHIVSLCRLEGLLDRHPYDFSGGEQQRAALGKVLLLEPDILLLDEPTKGLDAEFKQVFAGIINSLIQKSMTVLMVSHDIEFCGKYAHRCALFFDGDIVTEGTPREFFSGNSFYTTSANRMARSIIPNAITAEDVIIACGGEIPSEPELPEQKEPLPKPSKADSKKELKKRPLWQKIIGSISALGVLFSLIQVIRGNDAASFNESHIKIAALLIGGLFGLILSIGRPADASFDVQRPKEKGKLSKGTRGAVFIILLLIPLTLFAGAYYFDHKKYYLIGLLVLLECMAPFFLIFEGRKPQARELVLIAVLCALGVAGRAAFFMLPQFKPVMALVIISGIALGSETGFLIGAMTVLISNIIMGQGPWTPWQMFSMGIIGFLSGVIFSRRVLRRNKVSLCTFGALSAIIIYGGIMNFASAVMVSKDLNLNIILTYYASGFPMDCIQAAATVFFLWLAAEPMLEKLDRIKIKYGFAEDRK; encoded by the coding sequence ATGGAGACGTTTGCAATCAGAAATTTAAGCTTTATTTATCCTAAGCAGACGATGAAAGCAATTGACGATTTTACCCTTAAAATAAATCAAGGGGAGTTTATGATATTATGCGGGCCTTCCGGCTGCGGCAAATCTACCCTTTTAAGGCAGCTTAAAAGCGTTCTTACGCCTTACGGAACCAGAGCAGGGGAAATATACTTTAAAGGCATTCCCCTCGCCGAAATAGGCTCAAAAGAGCAAAGCAGGGCTATTGGCTTTGTAATGCAAAGCCCTGAAAATCAAATTGTTACAGATAAGGTATGGCATGAGCTTGCCTTCGGCCTTGAAAGCCTTGGCTATGATACGCCTGCAATTCGCAGGCGGGTAAGCGAGACGGCGTCTTTTTTCGGTATCGAAAGCTGGTTTTATAAAGATGTAACAGAATTATCAGGCGGCCAGAAGCAGATGCTTAATTTAGCCTCCATTATGGTTATGCAGCCGGAGGTATTGATTCTTGATGAGCCTACCAGCCAGCTTGACCCCATTGCCGCTTCTGATTTCCTTTCTGTTGTCGGAAAAATTAACAGGGAATTAGGCACTACCGTAATACTTACGGAGCATCGCCTTGAAGAGGCCTTTCCCCTTGCAAGCTATGTTGCGGTAATGGATAAAGGAAAGATAATAACAGAAGGAAGCCCAAAAGAAGCTGCCATTGCTCTAAAAAACACAGGCCATGGAATGTTTCTTGGGATGCCTTCTCCCATGCGTATTTGGTCGGCGGTAGAAAATAAAGCGCCCTGCCCGATTACTGTAGGGGACGGGCGAAAATGGCTTACGGCATATGCCGGGGAAAACCCCATAAAAGAAATAGCATTTCCTTCTCCGCCGAAGCCTTTGGAGAAAGTAAGCATTTTTGCAGAGGATCTATGGTTTAAATATGAGAAAGGGCTTCCCGATGTAATTAAGGGCCTTTCTTTAAAGGTTCATCAAGGGGAATTTATGACCCTTCTTGGGGGTAACGCCACAGGAAAGACCACATGCCTTAAGCTCCTAGGAAAACTCAATAAGCCCTATCGGGGAACAGTGAATATAAGTGGGAAAATAGGTATGCTTCCGCAAAACCCTCAGGCGCTTTTTATTAAAAAAACCGTCAGAGAAGATTTGGAGGAAGTAATTGATATAGAAAACACTACAGAAGAGGAAAGAGAAAGAAAAATTTCTCACATAGTAAGCCTTTGCAGGCTGGAGGGTCTCCTTGACCGTCACCCCTACGACTTTTCAGGGGGAGAGCAGCAAAGAGCTGCCTTAGGGAAGGTTTTACTTCTTGAGCCGGATATTTTGCTTCTGGACGAGCCTACAAAGGGGCTTGATGCTGAATTTAAGCAGGTCTTTGCAGGGATTATAAATTCTCTTATACAAAAGTCCATGACGGTTTTAATGGTGAGCCACGACATTGAATTCTGCGGAAAATATGCCCATCGATGCGCTTTGTTTTTTGACGGGGATATTGTTACGGAAGGCACCCCAAGAGAATTCTTCTCAGGAAACAGCTTTTACACAACTTCTGCCAATCGTATGGCAAGAAGCATCATACCAAATGCAATTACGGCAGAAGATGTGATTATCGCTTGCGGAGGAGAAATTCCTTCAGAACCTGAGCTTCCGGAGCAGAAGGAGCCTTTGCCGAAGCCTTCGAAAGCAGATAGCAAAAAGGAATTAAAGAAGCGTCCTCTATGGCAAAAAATCATAGGGAGTATATCGGCCCTTGGGGTTTTATTTTCTCTTATTCAGGTTATTAGAGGAAATGATGCGGCCTCATTTAATGAAAGTCATATTAAAATAGCTGCTTTGCTTATAGGAGGGTTATTTGGGCTAATACTATCCATAGGAAGGCCCGCTGATGCTTCTTTTGATGTTCAGAGGCCGAAGGAAAAAGGAAAACTTTCTAAAGGCACCAGAGGGGCGGTATTTATAATTTTACTTCTTATTCCCTTGACTTTATTTGCAGGCGCTTATTATTTTGACCACAAAAAATATTATCTCATTGGGCTGCTTGTCCTCTTGGAATGTATGGCGCCGTTTTTTCTTATCTTTGAAGGGCGGAAGCCCCAGGCGAGGGAATTGGTTCTTATAGCTGTATTATGCGCTTTAGGGGTAGCAGGAAGGGCTGCTTTTTTCATGCTGCCTCAGTTTAAGCCTGTTATGGCGCTGGTTATTATTTCAGGGATTGCCTTGGGCAGCGAAACAGGTTTTCTTATAGGGGCAATGACAGTGCTTATTTCAAATATCATCATGGGCCAAGGACCTTGGACCCCATGGCAGATGTTTTCCATGGGGATTATCGGATTTTTATCGGGGGTTATATTCAGCAGAAGGGTTTTAAGGCGCAATAAAGTATCCCTATGCACATTCGGGGCTTTATCGGCTATTATTATATACGGAGGCATCATGAACTTTGCTTCTGCCGTTATGGTGTCAAAGGATTTGAATTTAAATATCATATTGACCTATTATGCTTCCGGATTCCCAATGGATTGTATTCAAGCCGCTGCAACAGTATTTTTCCTTTGGCTTGCGGCAGAGCCTATGCTTGAAAAATTAGACCGGATTAAAATAAAATACGGGTTTGCAGAGGATAGAAAATAA
- a CDS encoding energy-coupling factor transporter transmembrane component T: MHPLYLLISLCCSTAYGIYLKGHKAIRFSLLYMLPMVLMAMLINPIFNHQGATLLTYLPSGNPLTLESIIYGIGAAFMLMAVITWFSCYTEIMTSDKFIYLFGRIIPSVSLILSMALGFVPKFKARAQLAADTQKAMGFDISKGSFFKRAKIGIRILSILITWSLENAIETADSMKSRGYGLPGRTAFSIYYFNKRDKKALAWLIFCVIAVNWGWITGKMEWRYYPTLKGAEISLLTIFFQLCYMALCLTPFIINIREDRKWRRLQSEI; the protein is encoded by the coding sequence ATGCACCCTTTATATCTGCTTATCTCCCTATGCTGCTCTACAGCTTATGGGATTTATCTTAAAGGGCATAAGGCCATCCGTTTCAGCCTTTTATACATGCTGCCTATGGTGCTTATGGCGATGCTTATCAATCCTATCTTTAACCATCAAGGGGCTACGCTGCTTACGTATCTGCCGTCGGGCAATCCCCTTACCTTAGAAAGCATTATTTACGGCATAGGGGCCGCTTTTATGCTGATGGCTGTAATAACATGGTTTTCATGCTATACAGAAATTATGACATCAGATAAATTCATATATCTTTTTGGCAGAATTATCCCTTCCGTATCCTTGATACTATCTATGGCTTTGGGCTTTGTGCCTAAATTTAAGGCCCGTGCGCAGTTGGCGGCGGATACCCAGAAAGCCATGGGCTTTGATATTTCTAAGGGAAGCTTCTTCAAAAGAGCTAAAATTGGCATAAGAATTTTATCTATTCTTATTACATGGAGCCTTGAAAATGCCATTGAAACGGCGGATAGCATGAAAAGCCGAGGCTATGGGCTGCCTGGAAGGACGGCTTTTTCTATTTATTATTTTAACAAAAGGGATAAAAAAGCATTGGCTTGGCTTATATTTTGTGTTATTGCTGTCAACTGGGGCTGGATTACAGGCAAAATGGAATGGCGGTATTATCCGACGTTAAAGGGTGCTGAAATAAGCCTTTTAACCATCTTTTTTCAGCTTTGCTATATGGCTCTTTGCCTTACGCCTTTTATTATAAACATAAGGGAGGATCGAAAATGGAGACGTTTGCAATCAGAAATTTAA
- a CDS encoding ATP-binding cassette domain-containing protein, giving the protein MAGKEKLIEVKNLKVSFGSGRKEFVAVQDVNFDIYKGETFSLVGESGSGKTTIGRTILRINPAAGGEIYFKGRKISGKISKELDKEIIRKCQMIFQDPMASLNERAKVDYIVSEGLINHRLYKNDAEREEKVQQALREVGLLPEFASRFPHEFSGGQRQRIGIARALVMEPEFIVADEPISALDVSIRAQVLNLLNRLKNNRDLTYLFISHDLSVVRFISDRIAVIHKGRIVELAESEELFRHPLHPYTKALLSAVPQPDPEVEKKKKLFIYDPSVHDYSVDKPVWEEILEGHFIYGNQRELEKYREELAKA; this is encoded by the coding sequence ATGGCAGGAAAAGAAAAATTAATTGAGGTTAAAAATTTAAAGGTTAGTTTTGGTTCCGGCAGAAAAGAATTCGTAGCCGTTCAAGACGTTAATTTTGATATTTATAAAGGCGAGACATTTTCTCTTGTTGGGGAATCAGGTTCCGGAAAAACCACCATTGGCCGTACAATCCTTAGGATTAATCCTGCGGCAGGCGGAGAGATTTATTTCAAAGGCCGGAAAATCAGCGGTAAAATTTCTAAAGAGCTTGATAAAGAGATTATCCGCAAATGCCAGATGATTTTCCAGGACCCGATGGCTTCTCTCAATGAAAGAGCAAAGGTAGACTATATTGTATCAGAGGGATTAATTAACCACCGCCTTTATAAAAATGATGCCGAGCGTGAAGAAAAGGTTCAGCAGGCCCTTAGAGAAGTAGGCCTTCTGCCGGAATTTGCTTCCCGCTTCCCTCACGAGTTCTCCGGCGGCCAGAGGCAGCGTATCGGTATTGCAAGGGCATTGGTTATGGAGCCGGAATTCATCGTTGCCGACGAGCCAATTTCCGCTTTGGACGTTTCTATCCGTGCTCAGGTTCTGAATCTTTTGAACCGCCTGAAAAATAACAGAGACCTTACATATCTCTTTATTTCTCATGACTTATCTGTTGTACGCTTTATATCCGACAGAATAGCGGTTATTCATAAAGGAAGAATCGTTGAGCTTGCAGAGTCTGAAGAACTGTTCCGCCACCCATTGCATCCTTATACAAAGGCGCTGCTATCTGCGGTGCCCCAGCCAGACCCTGAAGTGGAAAAGAAGAAGAAATTATTTATTTACGACCCATCGGTTCATGATTATTCAGTTGATAAACCGGTTTGGGAAGAAATTCTCGAAGGCCACTTCATTTACGGCAATCAGCGTGAGCTTGAGAAGTACAGAGAAGAACTTGCAAAGGCATAG
- a CDS encoding ABC transporter ATP-binding protein: MAKEHILSAKDVEIQFSLRGRRLTAIRKCSIDLYEGETLAIVGESGSGKSVFTKSFVGMLDANGSITGGSILYDGVDISKYKTEKEWLRIRGKKIAMVMQDPMTSLNPLKKIGTQIQESVELHQGLKGSEAKAEAIEMLKKVGIPDPERRYNQYPHEFSGGMRQRVVIAIAVACRPQVLICDEPTTALDVTIQAQILDLIHSLQRELKMTVIYITHDLGVVANVADRVAVMYAGQIVEYGLVNEIFYDAWHPYTWALLSALPQLGVKGEELPSIEGTPPNLFNTIVGDAFAPRNKRALAIDFVKEPPFFSISETHKAKTWYLDPRAPKIEQPEAILRMRERLRKRG; the protein is encoded by the coding sequence ATGGCAAAAGAGCATATTTTATCTGCTAAGGATGTGGAAATCCAGTTCAGTTTACGTGGCCGCAGATTAACAGCTATCCGAAAGTGTTCTATAGATCTGTATGAAGGCGAGACACTGGCAATCGTAGGGGAATCAGGCTCCGGCAAATCGGTATTTACAAAATCTTTTGTTGGAATGCTTGATGCAAACGGCAGCATTACCGGAGGCTCTATTCTATATGACGGAGTAGACATTTCAAAGTATAAGACTGAGAAGGAATGGCTTCGAATCCGAGGCAAAAAAATTGCAATGGTTATGCAGGACCCCATGACCTCTTTAAACCCTCTTAAAAAAATAGGGACCCAGATTCAGGAAAGTGTTGAACTGCATCAGGGATTAAAGGGCTCAGAAGCCAAGGCCGAAGCTATTGAAATGCTGAAAAAAGTAGGTATTCCGGATCCGGAACGCCGCTATAATCAGTACCCTCATGAGTTCTCCGGCGGTATGAGGCAGCGTGTTGTTATTGCAATTGCTGTTGCCTGCCGTCCTCAGGTTCTTATTTGCGATGAGCCTACAACTGCTCTGGATGTTACAATTCAAGCCCAGATTCTGGATTTGATCCACAGTCTGCAGCGTGAACTTAAAATGACAGTTATTTATATTACCCATGACCTTGGGGTTGTTGCCAATGTAGCCGATCGTGTTGCGGTTATGTATGCCGGCCAGATTGTAGAATACGGTCTTGTAAACGAGATTTTCTACGACGCTTGGCATCCGTATACATGGGCGCTTTTATCGGCCCTTCCTCAGCTTGGGGTAAAAGGCGAAGAGCTTCCTTCCATAGAAGGTACGCCGCCGAACTTATTTAATACCATCGTAGGCGACGCATTTGCTCCCCGTAACAAGAGAGCATTGGCGATTGACTTCGTAAAAGAGCCACCATTTTTCAGTATTTCTGAAACTCACAAGGCAAAGACATGGTATCTGGACCCAAGGGCTCCTAAAATTGAGCAGCCGGAAGCCATTCTTCGTATGCGTGAGAGATTAAGAAAGAGAGGTTAA
- the oppC gene encoding oligopeptide ABC transporter permease OppC, producing the protein MEDQNNIAAQTNEDDLFTFVEYSPEAAEMTGYSDYSYWKSVLQNFLKRRSAVVLSIIFILLVIFSFVALAIGKYDYQTLVTDSAKSFISPNSEYWFGTDNIGRDYWCQVWYASQTSIKLALIVAIGECLLGITIGCIWGYVRKLDRFFTELYNLINNVPMIIYMTLIALLIGQSFTIMATSLICFGWLVMARNVRNLVMIYRDREYNLASRTLGTPVHRVLIKNILPQLISVIILRLALSIPGTISMESMLSYLGLGLDINTPSLGILLRNARSFFLDYPYLLIFPAVIVSVITVTFYLIGNAFSDASDPRNHV; encoded by the coding sequence GTGGAAGATCAGAACAATATAGCAGCTCAGACAAATGAAGATGATCTTTTTACCTTCGTAGAGTATTCTCCTGAGGCGGCGGAAATGACCGGCTACTCAGATTATTCCTATTGGAAGTCTGTTCTTCAAAACTTTCTTAAAAGAAGATCTGCCGTAGTACTGTCAATTATATTTATACTTTTAGTTATATTTTCCTTCGTTGCTCTCGCAATAGGAAAATACGATTATCAAACCCTTGTGACGGACAGCGCCAAATCCTTTATAAGCCCCAATTCCGAATACTGGTTTGGTACGGATAATATTGGTCGTGATTATTGGTGCCAGGTATGGTATGCTTCCCAAACATCTATTAAGCTTGCGCTTATAGTAGCAATCGGCGAATGCCTTTTGGGTATTACCATAGGCTGTATCTGGGGATATGTTCGCAAGCTTGACCGTTTTTTTACTGAGCTTTATAATCTTATAAATAACGTTCCGATGATTATATACATGACTTTGATTGCGCTTCTTATCGGACAAAGCTTCACCATAATGGCAACCTCTCTTATTTGCTTCGGATGGCTGGTTATGGCAAGAAACGTTAGAAACCTTGTTATGATTTATCGTGACAGGGAATATAATCTTGCCTCAAGAACATTAGGTACGCCGGTTCACCGTGTTTTAATAAAAAACATTTTACCGCAGCTTATAAGCGTTATAATTCTGAGGCTGGCATTGTCCATTCCAGGAACCATATCCATGGAATCCATGCTCTCTTATTTGGGGCTTGGTCTCGACATTAATACGCCTTCTTTGGGTATTTTGCTTAGAAATGCACGCAGTTTCTTCTTGGATTATCCGTATTTACTGATTTTCCCGGCGGTTATTGTATCTGTCATTACAGTAACATTCTATTTGATAGGTAATGCATTCTCTGACGCTTCAGACCCAAGAAACCACGTATAG
- a CDS encoding ABC transporter permease, whose product MLKYTLKRLVQSLVTILIVVTAVFLLLRMLPTDYYFTEDQLMKFTEQQKNEQLLAAGLLDPVPEQLFRFYGQLLRFDFGESRRIQNGVPVVKVISSKFQISMRLGLTSLGIAIVVGIALGIVQAQFKNRIPDHIGTAYTIFVNAVPPLVSYSLVLIFGSRVLDLPSLYSTRNPGPSSILPITCLAMLSIAWWALWTRRYMIDEINKDYIKLARIKGMSTKSIMTKHVLRNAFVPLAQYLPASLLTTIGGSLLVERFFSVPGMGPLLTDSINRYDLNVVQTLVILYSVLSITGLFLGDVLMMLVDPRITLTSKGGTR is encoded by the coding sequence ATGCTTAAATATACGCTGAAAAGGCTGGTACAATCTCTTGTAACGATACTTATCGTTGTGACAGCCGTATTTCTGCTCCTTAGAATGCTCCCAACCGACTATTATTTCACAGAGGACCAGCTGATGAAATTTACGGAGCAGCAAAAAAATGAGCAGCTGCTGGCAGCAGGCCTTCTAGACCCTGTTCCTGAACAGCTATTCCGTTTTTATGGGCAATTACTTCGATTTGACTTTGGTGAGTCAAGAAGAATTCAAAACGGTGTGCCTGTAGTGAAGGTCATAAGTAGCAAATTTCAAATTTCCATGAGGCTGGGTTTAACTTCCCTTGGCATTGCCATAGTAGTCGGTATTGCATTGGGTATTGTTCAGGCTCAGTTTAAAAACAGAATCCCGGACCATATCGGTACAGCCTATACGATCTTTGTCAATGCGGTACCGCCTTTGGTCTCCTATTCTCTGGTATTGATATTCGGATCGCGAGTCTTAGACCTGCCGTCCCTTTATTCCACGAGAAATCCGGGACCTTCAAGCATTCTGCCAATTACGTGTCTCGCCATGCTTTCCATAGCATGGTGGGCACTTTGGACAAGAAGATATATGATTGACGAAATTAACAAGGACTATATAAAGCTTGCCCGTATCAAGGGCATGTCCACCAAAAGCATTATGACAAAGCATGTACTTAGAAACGCCTTCGTGCCTCTTGCTCAGTATTTGCCTGCTTCTTTGCTTACTACTATAGGCGGATCCTTGCTTGTGGAAAGATTCTTCTCCGTTCCCGGCATGGGCCCCTTGTTAACGGACTCTATTAATCGTTATGACTTAAATGTTGTCCAGACTTTGGTTATTCTCTATTCGGTTTTGAGTATTACAGGGCTGTTTCTGGGGGACGTGCTTATGATGCTTGTTGACCCAAGAATTACCCTTACAAGCAAAGGAGGTACAAGATAG